The window GACTTACAACTCTGTAACaataaattcttcttcatcaccaaTAACTTAGCATTTTATGCTCTTTTTTATCTTTATTTTGTAATTATATGATCTTCAGCAAATCATGGTGAAGAAACCCTTTTTTGTTATGGTAAACAACTAAACATTACTCCGTATCTCTTTTCATGATTATTTCTATTGATTACATAATCCTCAGCTAATCATTATGATGTTAACATTTTTTATGCTATCACAAACAGCTAAATACTCACTTTATGATTGTATATTTTATTTTTGTGATTACATAATCCTCAGCAAACCATTATAAAGTTAACAATTCTTTGTTAGACAAATGAATACCTAATTAGCATAAATACAGTATAAGTGTGACATAATAGAGTACAAATTAAGATGAAAATATGTTGAATGGAAAATAATACTACCTGTTTTAATTCTTCAATCCCGCCGACGACTGAGGGCGGAGTGGGAGAGAAGTCTCCGGCGAACGGCGATGCTGGAGGGAACGGAGGTTTAGTGCGCAATCGGTTACTGAAGTGAAACTGAAAAGCAAGGGTTTAATTTAGGGTTTAGGGAGGGCGATGCATGAATTTTCAAAAATTAGtagatttaaagaaaacttatttgcttAATTTGTTTTTTGCAAGCAATAAACAATGCTACTACGAAAGCTTCATAGAGATTAGTTTATGAAATCTCACTTTTCTTGCACTAAATTAGGATTTATATTTGGGAAAGGAATgagataatatttttatatatgtttatgtattttTGAGTTCAAATAAATACCAGAGAATAAAGAAATTAATAATTTGCAATTAATTCTTGTCATCTTTCAAATTTAGAAGTTAAGTAATACTCCTTAATTAAGTAATAAATCAACTATGTGTAAAATTAAGAAAAAATTTCATTCCTCACTactgaactttacatcaactttgactctatgccctttttctttttttttgtgcattcctcgtccctaatatATCGgaaatctacatccctcgtcctcccgtctattTTCTGTCTATTTTGCCGTTACCCTCCTATCACGTGCAGAGCATGTGAGGGTAAAAAGGTCATTAAATTACAGGACAAGGAGCGTAATTATGTCTTCTTCCTCAATATTCAATTTAGTACCGAATTATAAATCATAAGCCCTAATAAAATCAAATTCATACTTCTTCTTCCATAAATTACGCAAGAATCAAAATGAATATGTACACTAAACATAATGGATTCAATTGCACAACAAAAAATTCAAAGATTAgaagaaaaataaattaaataaataataaggagtaataataagataataagtaCTGATATTATCCAGCATCCATTGCCATCCCATATTCAGATCAGAGGGTTATTGATTGATAAAAGTTAGGGACTAAAGAACAAAATGGGGAAAATGATTTGAGTAGCATGAAATTAAAGCATCCATTGCCATCAACTATTTGAATTAAAGCATGAAATTAAAGCATCCATTGCCATCAATTGTTTTTGCAATGAAGAACACCAAAAGTAAAAGTTCGATTCAGTTGATTTCAGGATGTGATTCCTTCACGAAATATGTCGCAAATCCTTCCAATAACACTCGTGAATCATCAAATGCAGCTGAAACAACATCTACGTCATCAATTCGAAGAGCTTTGACTTTTATGAAAAGTCAACCTGATTGGAATTCTCGATTAAATGTTGAAATTGATTCAAATTGAATTCTTACGAAGCTTTTATAGGTATTTAGAAACTTGTATCAATGATTAATTTGTCATGAAAACAGTTAAATCGATCCAGAGAGCTTAAAACTTGATGTTTTAGGTCGAACGATGAACATGAAGATAAAATGATATCGATTGGAGATGAATTTGTGTGTTGTTAATGCTGTGAGATGATGAAGGTTATATTCGATGATAATGAACAGATGATGATACGAGACGTTGAAGATGAAGATTGAGAATCGATGAAGATAAAGATCAATTTGTACAGTACAAGTTTAGGAGAGAGAAAAGATGGATTCGGTACTGTAGAAGTCAGAAGTCAGATGGATAAAAAAAATGAATTATTTGTTTTTAacaaagacaaaaataccctcacatgatctTTACGTGATATGTGTTAACGGAAAAatagacagaaagtagacgggaggAGGAGGGATATAGAtttttgatacattagggacgaggaatgcacaaaaaaaaagaaaaatgacagggagtcaaagttgatgtaaagttcagggacggggaatgaaattttgtctaaaaTTAATCTACTAGGGTTCGACTCGATAGTGAACTCGAGTGAATTGTGTACCGAGTTTGACAGAGGTTACACATTGCTTGAAGTTGTGTAGTGAGCATGAGTTGTGTAATGAGCTGTACTAAGCCTGAGTTGTGTGCTCAGCTTAacaatcaatttatagttgaaatGTTGAGCCCACGTGACATATCTATAATGTATGCACAATGTCAAGTGCAGCGCATACATGTTGCCACGGCCTGAAGAGGTTACACATTGTTTGCAGCCTCATAGCATCATCCGCACCGTTGAACGGCTACAAACCCTTGATGGTATTGACCACGCTTATAGAAATCTGGTTGAGAACGGTATCATATGATACGATGATACCGTATACCGAATATAAAAGACATATAAAAGACATCGTTTATGGAAATATGGCTgagactagggatggcaatggatcggatatggatcggatgatgccatatccacatccatatccatttaatttttgttcatccatatccatatccatatccatttaatttcagttcatccgtccatatccatatccgatggattaagcgggttaatggatattcaTTGGATATCGAATGAAATGTTAATCTAACGACTATTTTATCAatttaatatagattataacaaatgtaaatatttaaaattttatgtTTTTGATTTGTTACATATGTTTCGATTGAAATTTTCGTCGATTGTGATTTTAAATGAGCAAAATACActataatataagtaaatatacgttTAAACTAATCTAAATATTTAACTTTGAATATTATTAGTAGAAATTTAATAATTGTGACTATCATAACCCTTATTTTCGTTAAAGTTTTAAGAATTTGtaggttatatgtatatttatatccatatgtagatgtatatgcatatattttagtacgtatatatgtatatataaatgtatttcggGTAGTAATGGATATATCCGCGGATGAAAAATTGTCATTCATATCCGATCCacgaaatatttagatcatccacatccatatccgtatccattaatcgtccatttacagcatccatatccattataaatggatcggatcgggtgAATGTCCATGAatggaacatccattgccatccctagttgagACAGGTATCCGTATGATACGAATATTGTATACTAAATACAAAAGACATCTTCTCACAACTTATATATCCCGGATAGGGACGTCACATTCTGTGGGGATCAAGATATGATCAAAACAGATGGCTAATACTTATTGAAGTTTTATAACTTGACATGGAATGAATTAGCGATCGGTTTATTTTATTATGcatatatagtatatagtataagTATATAGTGTAATAGATAAAAAATAATGTTATTAGTTACATACTCCGTATGATGGTAGAGTTTGGAAAAATAAATGTCTTTAGATAAACATTAGAATGTCACAAATGAGGTGGCTGATGAATCAATCAATATCAAAAGGATTGATACCAAAACAGCAAGTCAGCAACAACAATCGTGTCCACTACAACGCATTAAAATCTGCTAAGATCACTTAATTGGCGAACAAAATTTATAAACTTCTCTTGTGACACAGCAGATTAAGACTAAACTCTTTACTTTTCCAAAATTGTCACTACATATGAACTGCAAATCCTCGTGTTACCAGGATTGACAATCGAATGATAGTCGTGTGCCACATAAGTTTAGCTGATTTCTACGCTGGACCGACAATTAAGCTTGGAGTCACCTCCTTAAGTTAGAAAGGGAGGATTTAAAATGATTGAATATAAAAACATACAGCAACAAAACTTGATCTATTATACAAATTACATGTTCTGTGACATCTATCTAGTAGAGAATACAACATAACACTATTCTACCATGACATCTTGCAGACATTTGATACCTTAACGAGATTAATCTAAACACTAGAAGTGAACAGCTAATCCAATGCACTCAAAGATCACAATCGTTGGTGTACGTCTGTACGATTTTTGGTTATAAGCTATTCACCATTCCATTCTTTCCAGTCTTTATCGACGTGATCTTGAGCCCATTTAACTGCAGCACGAGCAGCTTGTGGCCCTCCAGGTAATTCGCTCTCGTTTATAGTATCAGCCATTTCCCAAAATGGATCAACCATAAGCGTCCCCGGCCCACCATATTCCTCATTCATGAACTTTGCAAAGATCTATTCACATCATTTTGTCATACACCCAACACAAATTCAAgcactttcagaatttagaaacaatgATACCAATATGAATGCAAAAATCAAGAAAATCGACACTTGAAGATTAAATTTTTTGTGTATACCTCAGTACATATATCAACCACTTCATCAAGAGACTCTTCAAATACATCTTTTTTAGATAGTTTCTCGATGAGATGATCCCTAAATTTCTCAGTCTCCTAAACCATCCAAAATTCACAGAGGCATTATAACAAACACATAGAGGGCATACCACATAAATCAATAACctggaaatataaaataaaattagtAAAATAATTGATGATGGTAATCTTACCGATTCAGCGAATTCTGGAATTGGGTCTGGAAATTTGTATTCAGCAGCTTTAACAACTAGGATTTTAGGGTTTCTTCCTAAAGGGTTTATGGAGAACCTAAAGGAACTTTTATGGAGATTGGATCTTTTATAAGAAGTGGTAATCTGGTAACGCAAAATGGGAATTGAAACATAATTTAAAGAAGATGAAAATGAGAATGGAACTGTTGAagaaattattagagaagaagcaGACGCCATCACTATCTGTATATTATCCAAAATAAACACAACATACTGAAGGTACAAGAGGATAATATGTTTGGGTTTTATCAGGGTTTACCAAATTACGTAAATACTCCTATACGTTTGGTTGGGGCGATTTTATCTTTGAATCGCGAGACGGGGTCGAAATGGTCGGGTCCTAAAAAGTCGAGACTTTCTAGACGAGATCGAGATGGggatcgagacggacgttgaccaaagttgacttttaaatatataagtatataaatgtatatatgtgtacatattttaaagccaaaaactttaattaactaatttgtaCCATTAATCGCTatcaacgctaatataatatagaaaattcaaactaaaatacgacaaatttgaccgattttacctACTTTCTGGTTTTTTCgaattttgagagactttgacctgatttttttcaactttgacctgaATTTtaaccgttgactgtcatattaaaCGGTGTTCTTCGAGACGgaacgggctagtcaccaaaacgtcgcaacggctcgagacggggtgttttgcaacactGCTTTgaactgaattttttttttttttgatagttATTGGGATCACTTAAGGGAGACTAAACCACtcattgcgatcatctcccgtttcgactatgttgatgcagcgataataacaccGTCTTCATCGCTGCccaggaggaaaccttgaaaccgatccaagggcacgaccaagGAAAACTtctctcccctttaccccccaaacgatatgagaAATGTGTCAtgagtggatacttcatggcagagatgaaattatgtttttaatatgtagacaacgggggtcgaactcctgacctcccctaaaggaggcaggccaccaaccgttGTACCACATAACAACTTTTTGAACTGAAATTGTCTAGTGTCTATTACATTCATACTTTGATTATGTGGGGTGATATTCGCATATCATTTTTTCTTTATCTTTACACACATAACgtatatgtagcgaccccgacaaatcgtcaaatgacggcgtcatctacgtatggtcccattacatggtcgtaagtctttataacaaagtttgaccgaaaagtatgtcgcattcatttcataaataagggtgtttcaaagtttacaaaagtagtttccacaacaagtacataacaatgtttaaagtttgtgtaaaacacatgcgacacgattaaaagtagtcaaaagacgctccacgtatgcaagtatactcgacatccaatgcaagtatcaaatagtatgagcggaagcatgtatcacctaagttcaaggacctgagaaaaacatagagaatctgtcaacgaaaacgttggtgaaatcataggtttaaataagtaaatgagtaatagtaagttgaaccacaagatttgcaacatcgataaagccatagtacattctaaaagttaatattcacgagcacccaattatcaaagcttaacgttccgtccgttgaataccccatcaattagtgctagaacaacactgttcccgaaaatatatttcattcgtaaacggtagcgaaccgtttgaatgagggtttgtcaaacccatatggccatataacataagttctcgcttacaccatctgatgtaactaatgataatcggattgaggattttcgttctaaactcgtatgtagaatgtttgttttcccgttcttgtgttcacttagttcaaaagtatcgtttatgttttctcatcccaaaagtaagttaaaagtgtaaaagtgggactatgatctcaccttgagtgcacgagtagtaaagtacttcaacaagtaaacgtgtgcaaagaacaatgctagtcttgacctaaacaataggttgtatcaataacggtaaacacgataggtcaaagatgttcaattagtcctatggctcgttacgactcgattatttagcatgtgaaatcaaattgccaagtttcatgcaagatacaagtatataaataagttaggaaggttgcataatcatttggttaagtttgacaaaaagtcaaactttggtcggtcaaagtcaacgaaagtcaacacgttcgggtcgggttccgaactatttttctaatcttagaaatcatatatgagcatgttggccaagttacatgttaatcggaggtgcgtagcatgccaaacattattcgaaaattgaccaaattggacagaatctgtccaggccattcggcgcgccgcgcggggggtatggcgcgccgcgccaccctgctgcttcagctatttttctgcttttta of the Rutidosis leptorrhynchoides isolate AG116_Rl617_1_P2 chromosome 5, CSIRO_AGI_Rlap_v1, whole genome shotgun sequence genome contains:
- the LOC139850281 gene encoding protein PLASTID REDOX INSENSITIVE 2, chloroplastic; the protein is MASASSLIISSTVPFSFSSSLNYVSIPILRYQITTSYKRSNLHKSSFRFSINPLGRNPKILVVKAAEYKFPDPIPEFAESETEKFRDHLIEKLSKKDVFEESLDEVVDICTEIFAKFMNEEYGGPGTLMVDPFWEMADTINESELPGGPQAARAAVKWAQDHVDKDWKEWNGE